Proteins encoded in a region of the Nicotiana tomentosiformis chromosome 9, ASM39032v3, whole genome shotgun sequence genome:
- the LOC104093222 gene encoding transcription factor BEE 2-like, translated as MLGCEEISILERQRAIFERLYQCQQQLSSLPNQNLAHFNSLISEHIMDCSQVQNFPIKIDPQLDESSRSLNMFGSEQKTWAGSDFANNSLELAHQSLSTLSNSSMTKTSTKKRKAEFYEEDEYKARKIEGEAGEVKSEITVKSAKENSKISEVKKPDYIHVRARRGQATDSHSLAERARREKISKKMKCLQDLVPGCNKVIGKARMLDEIINYVQSLQKQVEFLSMKLSASNLNTDNLFAKEFPSHMANFANPACLQNNLFQQQRQEGSNVGVATMSPQRREDCLMSFPEAFLDSSHVPAVHQLANFETDMQCLFGVHFQQ; from the exons ATGTTAGGCTGCGAGGAAATCAGCATTCTTGAAAGGCAGAGAGCTATATTTGAACGTCTATACCAATGTCAACAGCAGCTTTCTTCTTTACCAAATCAAAATCTTGCTCATTTCAACAGTTTAATTAGTGAACATATTATGGACTGCAGTCAAGTTCAGAATTTTCCAATCAAGATTGATCCACAATTGGACGAAAGTTCACGTAGCTTGAATATGTTTGGAAGTGAACAAAAAACTTGGGCAGGCTCTGATTTTGCCAATAATTCTCTGGAATTGGCTCATCAATCTTTATCTACACTCTCAAATTCATCGATGACAAAAACGTCAACCAAGAAGAGAAAAGCAGAG TTTTATGAGGAAGATGAATATAAAGCTAGAAAAATTGAAGGAGAAGCAGGGGAAGTGAAGTCAGAGATCACAGTGAAAAGTGCAAAGGAGAATTCCAAGATTTCAGAGGTTAAAAAACCTGATTATATTCATGTTAGAGCACGCCGTGGTCAAGCTACTGATAGCCACAGCTTAGCAGAGAGA GCAAGAAGAGAGAAAATAAGTAAGAAGATGAAATGTTTACAAGATTTAGTACCAGGTTGCAACAAAGTGATTGGCAAAGCACGGATGCTAGATGAAATAATCAATTATGTTCAATCTCTTCAGAAACAAGTGGAGTTTCTTTCTATGAAACTTTCTGCTTCTAATTTGAACACTGATAACTTATTTGCAAAGGAGTTTCCATCTCACATGGCCAATTTTGCAAACCCAGCATGTTTACAAAACAACCTTTTTCAACAACAACGACAAGAAGGAAGCAATGTTGGTGTTGCCACAATGTCACCACAAAGAAGAGAAGATTGTTTGATGTCATTCCCAGAAGCTTTTCTTGATTCTTCACATGTGCCT GCAGTACATCAGCTAGCAAATTTTGAAACTGATATGCAATGCCTTTTTGGTGTCCACTTTCAGCAGTAA